One Prosthecobacter dejongeii genomic window carries:
- the smpB gene encoding SsrA-binding protein SmpB, whose protein sequence is MTDEIATNRKALRDFHILERYEAGVELRGTEVKSIRLGKLNISDAFARVERGQVWLYNMDVQIYEKASFSQHEPRRTRRLLLHKREILKLFAHTQQKGLALPVLRAYWKESRVKIEIGVGKGKTKGDQREDLKEKAVKRETQKVVSSFNRKHG, encoded by the coding sequence ATGACCGACGAAATCGCTACCAATCGCAAGGCCCTCCGGGATTTTCATATTCTGGAGAGATACGAGGCGGGTGTGGAATTGCGCGGCACGGAAGTGAAGTCCATCCGGCTGGGTAAGTTGAACATCAGTGACGCCTTTGCACGAGTGGAGCGTGGTCAGGTGTGGCTTTACAACATGGATGTGCAGATCTATGAAAAAGCCAGTTTCAGCCAGCATGAACCCCGGAGAACACGGCGGTTGCTTCTGCACAAGCGCGAGATTTTAAAGTTGTTTGCTCACACACAACAAAAGGGTTTAGCTCTGCCAGTACTGCGCGCCTATTGGAAAGAATCGCGAGTGAAAATCGAGATTGGTGTTGGTAAAGGTAAGACTAAAGGTGATCAGCGCGAAGACCTGAAGGAAAAGGCTGTGAAACGTGAGACCCAGAAAGTGGTGTCCAGCTTTAACCGCAAGCACGGTTGA
- a CDS encoding secondary thiamine-phosphate synthase enzyme YjbQ encodes MPAHAETFRLNTRGKGTYEITEACQRIIAQSQVHTGTATIFVQHTSCSLVIYENADPSARTDLHSFFDHLVPENTPYFVHTHEGPDDMPSHLRMVLTRTSEVIPVMNGRLALGTWQGIFLFEHRRAPHTRSIVISVVGE; translated from the coding sequence ATGCCCGCTCACGCTGAAACTTTTCGCCTCAACACTCGTGGCAAAGGCACCTATGAAATCACTGAAGCCTGCCAACGCATCATCGCCCAGAGCCAAGTACATACCGGCACCGCGACCATTTTTGTCCAACATACTAGTTGTTCGCTCGTGATTTATGAAAATGCAGATCCTTCTGCACGGACGGATCTACATAGTTTCTTCGACCACCTCGTACCGGAAAACACGCCTTATTTTGTCCATACCCATGAAGGCCCCGATGACATGCCGAGCCACTTACGCATGGTCCTCACCCGTACTAGCGAAGTCATTCCCGTCATGAATGGCCGCCTTGCCCTGGGCACTTGGCAAGGCATCTTCCTCTTTGAACATCGTCGCGCACCACACACCCGCAGCATCGTCATCAGTGTCGTGGGCGAGTGA